In Nocardia sp. NBC_00403, the DNA window GAATCATCGACCCCGACCCGAGTTGTGCTGTACACCTACGCCAAAGACCTGCGCCCGGAGAAGGTGGCCGAGTTCACCTGGAGCACCGACGCGGGAGTGGCGCTGAGAATTATCGACGACGAGTGGGGCAGTCTGGCCCGCGAATACTATCGCGACGGAGTGCTCTCGAAAAGCGAACGGCGCGTTGTCCTTCCGTCGGAAGGACCGAGCTTCATGCGAGCTCTGGTGCAGCCGAGCCGATCGACGTACTACCGCTTCGCGGATGAGAGCGGAAACCGATGAAGAGCGCGAAAACAATTCGCCGGATGGTCGGCCTCCGGTCAGATGCGGTTCAGTGGGTGTCGGTAGCTGGTGAACGGCGGGTGCTGAAGATCCTTCCGCACGAAATCTGCAGTGCGACAGCCTTACTGGACTCGTGCCAAAATGGTCAACAGCGGTAACCGTGGTGTGCCAGGTGTTGCCGAGATAGTAGGAGCGTGATGTATGGGTGGCAACGAACAACCCCCAGTCGTCCCCGGCCAGCAACTCCCCATCAAGACGGGCAACCCATGGCCGGCACTGAAGACCGCGGCGGCGGAGGGTAAATACAAGTTCGAGCAGGAAGTTGCCTACAATCTCGCCAACGCGGCGTCGCTCATAATCGGTCAGATCCGCACTTTGCAGAATCAGACCACAATGGTCACCACCACGGTTCCTTTCGCCGACATGCCGTCCGGCATCGCCCTCACGAAGAAGCTGTCGGGCAAGGGTGATGAGCTGAAGGAACTCCTCGGCAAGCACATCGGCATCCTGCAGGACATGATCGATACCTTCATCGCCGCCGGCAAGAAGTTCGACGCCAAGGAACGCGAGAACGAGGCGATGTTCGACGCCATCAAGCCGTCGAAGATCGGGACGGCGCTGCCAGGTGCCCCGATGCCGATCGCTACCGAGAAACCGCCGTACTCGAAGGATCCCAACGTCCATTTTCAACCGCCGAGCGAAAATCTCAAGAATGCCAAGGGCTTCGAGCCGTCGACGATCATGGTGGAGAGCGCGGGCAGTCAGCCCTGGGAAGCCCTGTACACCCTTGGTGAGAGCATCAAGAACTACACGACTGTGCAGCGTGCGGCTAACTGGTCGGGTCGGTGGAAATGGATGGCCGAAATGGTCCAGCAAGTGTTCTCCGATTTTCTCAACAGGATCGACTCGGTGACCGCGGATCAATGGGAAGGGCCATCCAAGGAAATGATGGTCGCTGCGATCAAGGCCTATGCGGCATCGGTCCCCGCCTTGCAGCAGAGCATGAACCTGATCGGTGACAATCTCATGCTCACCTCCGGCTGGTTGGACTCGACACAGCTTTTCATGCCGACGACGCCGCACAATCCGGGTCAGCAGACTTACTCCATGTCCAATAGTGGTTTCGGCCCTTACTACTCGGGATCGAGCTACTCGTACACCGTTCCCGATCAGCTCCAGCAATACCGGGAATGGATGGCGAAGACCTACGCCGCGGGGCTGCCGCAATCCGCTAGCCAGGTCCCGTTGTTGGCGCACCCGGACGCGTCGTTCAAGGACATTCCGGCCGACCCGTTCAACCCGACCGGTCAGGATCTGACTAAGCAGACCTACCCGAGCGGTCCAGGCTCCCGGCCCACGTTGAGTGCGACAAGCCCGGGCCCGAGCGCCGCGGACACTCGGAAGGCGCAAGAACGGGCCGAGGCGCAACGCAAAGCGCAGGAGAAGTTCGAGCGTGAGCAGCGGGAGGCTACGCGCAGGCAGCAGGAAGCAGCGGAGAAATACCAGCGCGAGCAGCAGGAAGCGGGGCGTCAGCAGCAACAAGAGTCGGCCGAGTTCCAGCGCCAGCAGCAGGAGGCCGCGCGCAAGCAGCAGGAAGAGGCGGCCCAACGACAACAGCAACAGGCTGCGGAGCAGGCTACGCAACAGGCGCAGCAGACCGCGCAGCAGGCCGCGCAGCAGGCGATGTCGGCGGGACAGCAGGCTGCGCAGGAGGCGATGTCGGCGGGACAGCAGGCTGCACAGGAGGCGATGTCGGCGGGACAGCAGGCCGCGCAGCAGGCAATGGCGGGCGTGCCCGGGCTGGCGGGCCTCGGGCCAGGGGCGGCTTCCGCGCTCGAGGCGGCCAAGAACGCGGCGATGTCGGCGGGCAAGCCCGGTGGCCTCGGTGGCGCGGGCGCAGGCGCCGGCGCCGCGCCGGTGGCGAAGGAGTTGAGCCAGACCGCCAAGCTTTTCCCGCGCGCCGCCGCCGCCGCGCCGGCCGCATCCGCGGCAGGCCGGATGTCGGGGCTTGCTTCCCCGATGGGAGGTACGCCCGGTTCGCCTGGCGCGGCGGGCGCTGCGGGCCGCGGTGCGGGCGATAGCAACCAGAACCACAAGCGTGCGGCATTCCTCGATTCCACCGAGCACCTGGAGGAGGCAATCGGTGACGCGCCACTGGCCGTCAGGCCGGTAGTCGAGAAATGAGCCGTATCTGGAAATTCACCGATCTCGAGTTCGTCGTGCTCTGGGAGCAGATGCGTGAGGACGTCATGCCGCGTCCGTTCGTCTTCACCACCGACATTCCGCTCGAGGAGGACTACCAGCGCGAACTCCATCGCATCCGGGAGCGGCTGCGGTACACGATCGACCCGGCCGTCCCGCAGCTGATGATGGATATCGCCCGGCCGGACCTCAGCGTCCTGGTGCGAGGGATCGACGGCAAGAACCCCGACAATCCCGAGGGCAGCATTCGCATGATTGCGGCGCGCAGGGAGGATCGCGGCTACCTGCTCACCCAATTGCCGGGCAGGACCGTCCATCACAGCGAGGGCTTCACGATCACTGAATGCGATGTGCTGAGGCTGGCGGATGTTGTGGTCGCGGCGCTTCCGAAAGCTCCTGCGGGCAAACAGAATCGCGTCACATTACGAGTGCCCCCGGACCACGACGGGATGGACCACGGATACGGTGAATCCGGTCTGTGGGACTCCCACGAGGACACCGATGACGCACACTCGCAACGGTTCTTGACTACGGTGCCGGCCACCGTCGGTGGCATCGAGGTGTGCCAAGGCATTTCGCGCTTCGGGCCGCGAGGCAGGGTAGCGCGCTACCTCGAGTGGCGTGACCTGCCCGATGACGGGCGATACGTGATCACCCAGGACACACCGCCGATCGCGATCCCCGTCGATGCCAAACAGCTCACGGCGCAGATCAACGCCGAAATCACTTTCGTGGTGCGCGCGATAAGAGACGATCGGACGTAGTTCGGGTGTCCGGCCTGCGTTGTGGGCGTGATCTCGAAGGCGATGGCAGGTATGCGATCACGGTGGGGAACCCGCCGGTGGACCAAAAGCGGCTGGCCGCATTGATCAATGCCGAAATCGCGGAGGTGGTGCGGGCTATCAAGGATGAACGGGAGTGCGCGGGCGGTAGGCGGTCGTAGACTTTTAGGAGAGGACGAGCGGATGGGGGATGCCCATGTCGACAGCGACGTCACGCAGCGGCTCGATTTCGGTCGAGACCACCGAACAAGGGTTGCCGATCGCCGTTACCGTCGAGCGTGCCGAGCTGCGGCGGGATCCGAAGGAGTTGGCCGGCGAGATCCTGCGCTTATGCAAACAGGCAGCGAATCGGGCGGGTCTGGCCCGCCGGGCCGAGTTGGAGGCGGCGGGGTTGCACGGCGATGTGCTCGCCCTGACCGGGCTGCCGAAGCCGGAAGATGTTGCGCGCCAGGAGCTGGTCGAGGAACAAGAGTACGAGGTCGAGCCGGAGAGCTGGTTGAGGTCGATATGAGCGACGCGATGGACGAACTGGAGGCGCGTGCGCACCGCCAGCTGAATCGGATCCGCGAACTCGGCGAGCAGATGGCCGCCGTCCGGGTGCGCGAAACCTCGCCGGGCGGTGTGGTGACGGCTGTCGTCGACGGCAACGGCGCGCTGTGTGACCTCGAGCTGTCGGGCGCAGTGTCGGGGATGTCGCCGAGCGAGTTCGAGCAGGTCTTGGTGTCCACCGCGGCAAGGGCCGCGCACCGGGCGTTCGCCGCGCGGGGTGATCTTGTTATTGCGTTCAATCATGAAGCAA includes these proteins:
- a CDS encoding ESX secretion-associated protein EspG, translating into MSRIWKFTDLEFVVLWEQMREDVMPRPFVFTTDIPLEEDYQRELHRIRERLRYTIDPAVPQLMMDIARPDLSVLVRGIDGKNPDNPEGSIRMIAARREDRGYLLTQLPGRTVHHSEGFTITECDVLRLADVVVAALPKAPAGKQNRVTLRVPPDHDGMDHGYGESGLWDSHEDTDDAHSQRFLTTVPATVGGIEVCQGISRFGPRGRVARYLEWRDLPDDGRYVITQDTPPIAIPVDAKQLTAQINAEITFVVRAIRDDRT
- a CDS encoding YbaB/EbfC family nucleoid-associated protein; protein product: MSDAMDELEARAHRQLNRIRELGEQMAAVRVRETSPGGVVTAVVDGNGALCDLELSGAVSGMSPSEFEQVLVSTAARAAHRAFAARGDLVIAFNHEATEEIART